A region of Deinococcus rubellus DNA encodes the following proteins:
- a CDS encoding glucose-6-phosphate dehydrogenase assembly protein OpcA, which yields MTAAAAASRLAPLGPLPTNVRGAQRTLDELWAQTDIETRAYTGNIIALTSPQHQDRIQEALTGLEGRYAGRQIIAVMEPAASGRMSIDAQLVPQQGLYIERLTLLANPGQLRGAILPLLRPATVNHVWWASDDPPGGPLLRELTEIADQVIADSLRLDIPPARQYALADLGWSRSAAWREALAQLFDSKDAAAVLGRVTRLKVWSGGRNDRAARLYAAWVASTLGWKDLSAVTFVRGDCERQHGDLCGVELNGPGVRFTLKASGEEAVRSTVKFDHVNRQTSMMVPSMTLAEGLGRVMARPERGSVFEAAWTLARASLDQAAPQEEGQ from the coding sequence ATGACTGCTGCTGCTGCTGCCAGCCGCCTGGCTCCGCTGGGGCCGCTGCCCACCAATGTCCGGGGCGCTCAGCGCACACTCGACGAGCTGTGGGCTCAGACCGACATCGAGACGCGGGCCTACACCGGCAACATCATCGCGCTGACCTCGCCGCAACACCAGGACCGGATTCAGGAAGCCCTGACCGGCCTGGAGGGGCGCTACGCTGGCCGCCAGATCATCGCCGTGATGGAACCGGCGGCCTCGGGGCGCATGAGCATCGACGCCCAGCTGGTGCCGCAGCAGGGCCTCTATATCGAGCGCTTGACCCTGCTCGCCAACCCCGGCCAGTTGCGCGGGGCCATCTTGCCACTGCTGCGCCCGGCCACCGTCAACCACGTCTGGTGGGCCTCGGACGATCCGCCCGGTGGGCCGCTGCTGCGCGAGCTGACCGAGATCGCCGATCAGGTGATTGCCGACAGTCTGAGGCTCGACATTCCCCCGGCCCGCCAGTACGCACTGGCCGATCTGGGCTGGTCGCGCTCGGCAGCCTGGCGCGAGGCGCTGGCACAGCTGTTTGACAGCAAGGACGCCGCCGCCGTGCTGGGGCGGGTCACCCGTCTCAAAGTCTGGTCGGGTGGCAGGAATGACCGGGCTGCCCGGCTCTACGCGGCCTGGGTCGCCAGTACCCTGGGCTGGAAGGATCTCAGCGCCGTGACCTTCGTGCGCGGCGACTGTGAGCGCCAGCACGGTGATCTGTGCGGCGTCGAACTGAATGGCCCCGGCGTGCGCTTCACCCTCAAGGCCAGCGGCGAGGAAGCGGTGCGCTCGACGGTCAAGTTTGATCATGTCAACCGTCAGACCTCGATGATGGTGCCGAGTATGACGCTGGCCGAGGGCCTGGGCCGGGTGATGGCCCGACCCGAGCGCGGCAGCGTGTTCGAGGCGGCCTGGACCCTGGCCCGCGCCAGTCTGGACCAGGCCGCGCCGCAGGAAGAGGGCCAGTAA
- the pgl gene encoding 6-phosphogluconolactonase codes for MNVQVYPTPQATAGAAAEAFVGAARQAVSERGAFHVALSGGSTPKLMYAALRALDVSWVQVHIYFSDERTVGPDDEQSNYHTARVGLLDFVPIPASQIHRLEGERDPAEAASDYAALLPARLDLVLLGMGDDGHTASLFPGTAGLNLGGRVIANEVPQQHTWRLSFTFDEINAARARWLLVTGAVKAPVLAQLWRGEGGYPVRQVTDPVWFLDAAAAQDLPAS; via the coding sequence ATGAACGTCCAGGTGTACCCGACCCCGCAGGCGACTGCCGGGGCCGCCGCCGAAGCCTTCGTCGGGGCGGCCCGGCAAGCGGTCAGCGAGCGGGGGGCCTTTCACGTGGCCCTTTCGGGCGGCAGCACGCCCAAGTTGATGTACGCCGCCCTACGTGCCCTGGACGTCTCCTGGGTGCAGGTCCATATCTACTTCAGCGACGAGCGCACCGTGGGGCCGGACGACGAGCAGAGCAATTACCACACCGCCAGGGTGGGTCTGCTCGACTTCGTGCCCATTCCAGCGTCGCAGATTCACCGCCTGGAAGGCGAGCGCGACCCCGCCGAGGCCGCCAGCGACTATGCTGCCCTGCTGCCCGCCCGTCTCGATCTGGTGCTGCTGGGCATGGGCGACGACGGTCACACTGCCTCGCTGTTTCCCGGCACGGCGGGCCTGAACCTGGGCGGGCGGGTCATCGCCAACGAGGTGCCGCAGCAGCACACCTGGCGGCTGAGCTTTACCTTCGACGAGATCAACGCGGCCCGTGCGCGCTGGCTGCTGGTCACCGGCGCGGTTAAGGCCCCGGTACTGGCCCAGCTCTGGCGCGGCGAGGGTGGGTATCCGGTACGGCAGGTCACTGATCCGGTGTGGTTTCTGGACGCTGCGGCAGCCCAGGACTTGCCCGCTTCCTGA
- a CDS encoding TatD family hydrolase codes for MIDTHCHLDYLDDPASARGELGLSAMICVGANVEHAHNALALADNYPDVYASVGLHPTDVAAEDSPQTRAELEVLSSRPRVVAIGETGLDDYWAHDQLVVQRAAFEWQLDLGRRRDLPVIVHTRDAPGGERASLGCAEIIRAADWPRGILHCCNGHAGLLRAALDAGWSVSFAGNLTYKSAQTIQEAARFVPPDRLLIETDAPFLAPVPKRGKPNRPGYVRYTLQFLAALRGLDESEAEALTDANARTVYRLPT; via the coding sequence ATGATTGACACCCACTGCCACCTCGACTACCTCGACGACCCGGCCTCGGCGCGCGGCGAACTGGGCCTGAGCGCCATGATCTGCGTGGGCGCGAACGTGGAGCACGCCCACAACGCCCTGGCACTGGCGGACAACTATCCCGATGTGTACGCCAGTGTGGGCCTGCATCCCACCGACGTGGCCGCCGAAGACAGCCCACAGACCCGCGCCGAGCTGGAAGTTCTCAGCTCCCGCCCGCGCGTGGTGGCGATTGGCGAGACGGGCCTGGACGATTACTGGGCACATGACCAACTGGTAGTGCAGCGCGCGGCCTTCGAGTGGCAGCTCGATCTGGGGCGGCGGCGCGACCTGCCGGTGATCGTGCATACCCGCGACGCGCCGGGCGGCGAGCGGGCCAGCCTGGGCTGCGCCGAGATTATCCGGGCCGCCGACTGGCCGCGCGGCATCCTGCACTGCTGTAACGGCCACGCCGGACTGCTGCGCGCCGCGCTCGATGCGGGCTGGTCTGTATCGTTCGCCGGAAACCTGACCTACAAGAGCGCCCAGACCATTCAGGAAGCCGCCCGCTTCGTGCCGCCGGACCGGCTCCTCATCGAAACCGACGCGCCGTTTCTGGCCCCGGTGCCCAAGCGCGGCAAGCCCAACCGGCCCGGCTACGTGCGCTACACCTTGCAGTTTCTGGCAGCGCTGCGCGGCCTGGACGAGTCCGAGGCGGAAGCCCTGACCGATGCCAATGCCCGAACCGTCTACCGTCTACCGACTTGA